From Micromonospora echinaurantiaca:
CAGCTACCGCTGTAGACCTTGACCGGGAGAGGGAGCCATCCGATGGACCACGGTGTGCTGGTCGTCAACTTCGCCGCGCTGCAACAGGCCAGCGCGGACATCCAGAAGGCGCTGAACACGCTCGACTCGCAGCTCGGGCAGCTGGAACGGGACGCCGCCCCGCTGGTGGCCGGCTGGACCGGCGAGGCCCGGCAGGCGTACGAGCAGCGGCAGGCCCGGTGGCGTTCCGCCTCGCAGGACCTGCAGGCCATGCTGCGTGACATCAGGCTCGCGGTGGACGACTCCGCGGCGGACTACCTCGACACCGAGAAGAAGAACGTCGGCCTGTTCCAGTGATCCCGGCCCGTCGGGTGGCGACCAGCCCGGCCGGCGCCACCCGACACACGGCTGCCCCCCGGCCGACCTGCTCCTTCGGGTGTCCCCGGAGCACGGTGGTCACCACCCGGCCGAGGTCCTGGGTCGGCGCCCAGGCTGGCGCCGGGTGTCGGCTCAGGCCGGGTCGGCCGGGCGCCACCGGCGGCGGGTGCCCCGGGGCACCACCAGGGCGGCCAGCGCCGCCACGGCCACCACCGTCGCGGCGAGCGAGGCAACCAGCAGCGCCCGGTCCTGTGCCGTGGCCCGACGGGCCCGCGCGGCCAGCGCCGCCGGATCCGGCCGGTCGTCCGCGAGCGCGGTGGCCGGGCGCGGCCGCGTGGCGACCCCGCCGCCGGTCTCGGTGACCGCCCGGAACGGGTTGAGCACCCCCGCGCCGTACCCGCCGCCCCGGCCGTCACCGGGGGCCGGGTCGGTGGTGGCGAGGATCCGCTGCGCCACCTCGGCCGCGGTCAACCCGGGTCGGTACTGCCGCAGCAGCGCGGCGGTGGCCGCCACGAAGGGCGCGGCGTAGCTGGTCCCCTCGGCCCGGTGGTGGCCCCGGCCGGGTGCGGCCATCAGCACGTCGCTGCCGGGCGCGACCAGGTCGACGTACGGGCCGGTCTGGGAGAAGGCGGAACGCGACCCGTCCACCCCGATCGCGCCCACCCCGAGCACCCCCTCGTACGCCGCCGGGTACGGTCGCGGATCGCCGCTGTCGTGCAGGTTGCCGGCGGCGGCCACCACGACCACGTCCCGGTCGACCGCGTAACCGATCGCGGCGCGTACGGCGGGGTTGTCCGCGTACAGCACGACGGAGAGGTTGAGGACGTCGGCGTCGTGGTCGACGGCCCAGCGGATGGCCCGGGCGAACTCCTCGGCGCTGACCGTACGCCCGGACTCCCGCCCCGCGACGACCTGCTGCTCGCTCACCCGCACGGGCAGGATCCGGGCGCCCGGGGCCAGCCCCCGGAACGCGATCCCGGGCCGCGGCGCGGCGGCGATGATGCTGGCGACCCCGGTGCCGTGGCCGGCGCAGTCGCTGCTGCCGTCACCGCCCGGGTCGAGCAGGTCGGTGCCGTCGAGCACCCGACCGGCGAGTTGCGGATGCCGCCGGTCCACCCCGGAGTCCACCACCGCCACCGTCACCCCCGCCCCGGTGGCCAGCGGCGACAGCCGCTCAGGGGCGTACCGCTGCTGGGGCCAGGGTGGCGCGGACACCGGCCGGACCGGGGCCGGCGGCGTCGCGCAGTCCGGCGCGGCCGCCCGGGCGAGGTGGAGTCCGCCCGTGACCTGGGGGGCCGGCTCGGGAGCGCGCGCGAGCCCCGGCGTGGCACCGGCCGGGACGGCCGACTTCCGGTTTGGGGGATGCCGCAGCGGGACGGTGGCCGGGATGACCGACGCCGGATTGTGAGGGTGCCTTTGCGTGACGGCGGCTGGGATGGCCGACTCCGGGTTGTGGGGTTGCCGTGGCGCGGCTGCGGCGTGAGCGGCCGGCTGGGGGGTGTCGGGGAGTGCGGTGGCGGGGGTGGCCGGCGCGGTCGCCAGGACGGCCGCGAGGGT
This genomic window contains:
- the mycP gene encoding type VII secretion-associated serine protease mycosin; the encoded protein is MRHPPNRKSAVPAGATPGLARAPEPAPQVTGGLHLARAAAPDCATPPAPVRPVSAPPWPQQRYAPERLSPLATGAGVTVAVVDSGVDRRHPQLAGRVLDGTDLLDPGGDGSSDCAGHGTGVASIIAAAPRPGIAFRGLAPGARILPVRVSEQQVVAGRESGRTVSAEEFARAIRWAVDHDADVLNLSVVLYADNPAVRAAIGYAVDRDVVVVAAAGNLHDSGDPRPYPAAYEGVLGVGAIGVDGSRSAFSQTGPYVDLVAPGSDVLMAAPGRGHHRAEGTSYAAPFVAATAALLRQYRPGLTAAEVAQRILATTDPAPGDGRGGGYGAGVLNPFRAVTETGGGVATRPRPATALADDRPDPAALAARARRATAQDRALLVASLAATVVAVAALAALVVPRGTRRRWRPADPA
- a CDS encoding WXG100 family type VII secretion target, translating into MDHGVLVVNFAALQQASADIQKALNTLDSQLGQLERDAAPLVAGWTGEARQAYEQRQARWRSASQDLQAMLRDIRLAVDDSAADYLDTEKKNVGLFQ